One stretch of Roseimicrobium sp. ORNL1 DNA includes these proteins:
- a CDS encoding IS5 family transposase, with translation MGAAEKAAHKNGGAQVNQGGRPRTDLGLLLDALFYRLRNAGPWRDLPERFGPYSTIHGWHSRWAKEGLWFKILEVFTRRVRGPVRLVDGTHILVHQCAANPAGGAATQAMGKTRGGRNTKLMALTDAQGRLVNTALIEGQAYEGRHVVNLIRAGCNLRIVGDKGFDDDKLRDTLRALGHQPCFPTKKNRKHQVRIPKKLYRTRYRVENFFCRLKRWGCTATRRDKLAQNFLSLIHFAAVIDWLRS, from the coding sequence GTGGGAGCCGCTGAAAAAGCGGCTCACAAAAATGGTGGTGCCCAGGTAAATCAAGGCGGGCGACCTCGCACCGACTTGGGCCTGTTATTGGACGCCCTGTTCTATCGCCTGCGCAACGCAGGGCCCTGGCGTGACCTGCCAGAGCGGTTCGGGCCGTACTCCACCATTCACGGCTGGCACAGCCGCTGGGCCAAGGAGGGCCTTTGGTTCAAAATCCTGGAGGTCTTCACGCGCCGAGTCCGCGGTCCGGTGCGCTTGGTGGATGGCACTCACATCCTGGTGCACCAATGCGCGGCCAATCCCGCTGGCGGTGCTGCCACACAAGCCATGGGAAAGACGCGTGGTGGACGCAACACCAAGCTCATGGCTCTGACCGATGCCCAAGGTCGCTTGGTCAACACAGCGCTCATTGAAGGACAGGCTTACGAAGGACGTCATGTGGTCAATCTAATCAGAGCGGGATGTAATCTGCGCATCGTGGGGGACAAGGGTTTTGATGATGACAAACTTCGCGACACACTACGCGCTTTGGGTCATCAACCGTGCTTCCCCACCAAGAAGAACCGCAAACATCAGGTGCGCATCCCCAAGAAACTTTACCGCACTCGATACCGGGTGGAGAACTTCTTCTGCCGCTTGAAGCGATGGGGCTGCACCGCCACCCGTCGTGACAAGCTTGCTCAGAACTTCCTGTCCCTTATTCACTTCGCCGCAGTGATTGACTGGCTAAGGTCCTAA
- a CDS encoding IS5 family transposase, with the protein MRSKRRRRRGRPSKDVRLMLEGIVWVLRTGAPWRDLPEGFGPWETVYGRFRRWLAGGLWQRLLGRLARYTTGKLRHMDATCCKVHQFANGGHGGVQANAIGRTKGGANTKVHALVDTKGMACCVKLSAGQVHESTVALELTKAVPKGCTLVGDKAYDVDALRDHWEDRGVGVCVPAREGRKQPAAHHKGWYRKRHQVENFFQRLKTFLRIDRRLDKLAATFLAFVQLACVLNAIKYHF; encoded by the coding sequence ATTCGATCCAAAAGGAGACGCCGGCGTGGCCGTCCTTCCAAGGATGTGCGGTTGATGCTGGAGGGCATTGTCTGGGTGCTGCGTACAGGAGCCCCATGGCGGGACCTGCCTGAGGGGTTTGGCCCTTGGGAGACAGTGTACGGTCGCTTTCGTCGCTGGCTGGCGGGTGGCCTTTGGCAGCGCCTTTTAGGCAGGCTGGCACGCTACACCACAGGCAAGCTGCGCCACATGGATGCTACGTGCTGCAAGGTGCATCAGTTTGCCAATGGCGGACATGGAGGAGTCCAAGCCAATGCCATCGGGCGCACCAAGGGCGGGGCCAACACCAAGGTTCACGCCTTGGTAGATACCAAAGGCATGGCCTGTTGCGTGAAGCTGAGTGCCGGACAGGTTCATGAATCTACAGTGGCTCTCGAGTTGACCAAGGCCGTGCCCAAAGGCTGTACGCTGGTGGGAGACAAAGCCTATGATGTCGATGCCTTGCGTGACCATTGGGAGGACCGCGGTGTGGGCGTTTGCGTGCCCGCACGCGAGGGACGCAAGCAGCCAGCCGCACATCATAAAGGCTGGTATCGCAAGCGTCACCAAGTGGAAAACTTCTTCCAACGCCTCAAAACCTTCCTTCGCATCGACCGCCGCCTCGACAAACTTGCTGCCACCTTCCTCGCCTTTGTTCAGCTAGCTTGCGTTCTCAATGCTATCAAATACCATTTCTAA